A window of bacterium genomic DNA:
GAACCGAGGGTGGGTGCGGGTTGCCCGAAAGAAACACCCCGACCTTCGGCCACCCCTCTTTAAAAAGAGGGGAATTTCCCTTCGCTTGCGAAGGGGTGCCTCGCGAAGCGAGGCGGGGTAGTTTCGCCACACGGCGCCCGGCGATGTCGAATATTTCCACGCAGGAGGGCGCAAGACCCTCCCCTACGGAACCATTGACAGAAATGTTCACTGCCGAATTAAAGGGATTGGGGTAGGCGGAGAGGGTAATCGCCTGAGGTTTTACCGGCGCGGTCTCTGAAATTGCGTATGGTAAATCGTTTCCGAGCGAATCTACTCTAAGAAGCCACATGTCCATTTTGTGCGGATAGGGCAAGAGCACCGAATCTTCGGCATAACCGGCTATCGCGAAACCGCCGTCGTCACATAGGACTATAGAATTAGGGATCTGGTCGGTGAATCGGTCATAGGTTTTTGTCCAAAGCGTGTCGCCGCGAAGTGTATCGGAGATGACGACTAACCAAGTGGCGGTTTTACTTCCAAGTGATTCTGGAAACGTTGTTACACCGGCAATAGCAAACTTTGTCTGATAAGTTTCATTTCCGACCCAAACAATATCATTAACGTATTGTTCTCCGAAGCCATAATCTGGATGAGACAAACATTTTGTCCATACAGTATCACCGTGTAAATCCGTTCGGACAATAAACCAAGAACCGCTACACATTTTAGATGAACAGCTATCAGAATATCCGACAGCAAGAAATCCCTCCGGATATCCCGGTGCGGGATTCATTATATTTGTAATGGAATAAAACTCTTCGTGTTCAGAATTTCCATAATGGCGAACCCAAAGCGTATCCCCTTCAGAGTCGAACCGGGCGATAACTGCATGGTAATTACTTCCTGTTGTGCGAGTTCCATATCCGCAAGTAATATAGCCGGATTCATAATAGGAATCTCGATTAATACTTTTCATGTCCCATAGTTTGATAATGAAATTGTAAGGGTATGAATAAAAACGGCTTGCCCAAACCCCCGCACCGCTGAGATTATATTTTTGAAGCATCGGCCAACTTCCGTCCATGACAACAATATTCCCGTCGGCGGCGATATCCACGGCATCGCCGAAGAACGCGGTATCGCATACCGAAGTCCAAAGAGTGTTGCCGTTTATACTTATCCTCGAAAGATAAAGGTATGAATAGTCATCTGGGAAAGCGGATTCCATAACACCGACGATAGCAAAAGTAGTGTCGTCTATCGAGACAATACCTTTAGCCATGTCTGTTGCGCCACCTGCATAGTCGAATCTTGTCCACAATGTATTTCCGTCGCTGTCAACCCGTGTTGTGTAAATGCCGGTATAAACGGGTAAAGTTGTGCCTTTGTGGCCGACTAAGATGAAACCACCATCTTGAAGCTGAACAAAATCGGTAAAACTCTCTCGATGCATTGAGTCCCATGTTTTTTCCCAAGCGTAGGTGCAGGATATAAGCAGTAAGAGAATTAGAATCCAGTTTTTCATTTCGACCGCCTTTTTTAACCCCGGCCCCTTTGCAGAGGCCGAGGTTTGATGTAATGCCTATTTTGTTAATAGAACTGTTCCTGTTGCTTCTCGATTAGTGCTTGTCATTTTATAATGATATACACCGGTGGGACAAATGCGTGCCTCAGAGTCTTTTCCGTCCCAGCGGAAAACGAATCCACCTGTTTCAGAGACTGTGTGTTGTTCTAGTCCTCTAATTCGCCTACCCGACATATCGAAGATTTCGACCTTCACTTCCTTTTCATTCTTAGGCAAACGAACATGAATGTCAACACTTGAATTGAATGGATTGGGTGATGTCCATATTTCAAGCTCGGAATC
This region includes:
- a CDS encoding T9SS type A sorting domain-containing protein, encoding MIEYNNLDNTHLDLRCDEMDYMAREEPMEMPEIPDEIREIMEERAALIPECAIIETSIVEPPSVHYELSVPRDTGPLPMPPDVRFKNNSKQPTDSELEIWTSPNPFNSSVDIHVRLPKNEKEVKVEIFDMSGRRIRGLEQHTVSETGGFVFRWDGKDSEARICPTGVYHYKMTSTNREATGTVLLTK